The genome window TATTTCCAGAAGGCACGCGCACGGCCGGCGAGATCGTATTTCACAAAGCAGCCGCTTATATCGCGGTAAATGCGGCAAAACAGCTAGTCGCCATCGCCATTAAAATGGATCCGCCCAGCCTCAAAAAACACGAGCCTTGGTACAAAACCCCGAGCGTTATGATAAAATACGAGTTCAAAGAGCTTTTTAGGCTAAATTTGGACGGGTTTTGCGCGGATAGGCCAAATCCGATCAGGGCCAGAGAGCTGCACGCTTTTATCAGCGAAAATTATACGAAGGAGTTTAAACAATGAACGAACTAATAGAGGAGATAAAAGAGCTCATCATAAAGAGCTTAAATTTAGAGGATATGAAACCGAGCGATATCGACGAAAACGCGCCGCTTTTTAACGAAGGGCTAGGACTCGATAGCGTCGATGCGCTCGAGCTTGGCCTTGCGGTGCAAAAAAGCTACGGCCTAGTGCTTGATTCTAAAACCGCAAATTTAAAAGAGATTTTTTACAGCGTAAAAAGCCTCGCGCAATACATCTTTGAAAACAGGAAATAACGATGAAAAAAGAAGAAATTTTTGAGATCTTAAAGTCCGCGCTAGTGCAGCTTTTTGAGATAGATGAGGCTAAAATCACGCCGCAAACGCGCATTTACGAGGATTTGCAGATAGATAGCATCGACGCGATCGATCTAATAGACCACATCAAGCGCAAAACTGGCCACCGATTGATGCCTGAAGATTTTAAAAACGTAAAAACGCTCGAAGACATCGTAAACGCGGTGGCTAAAAAATTTGACGAGCAAGCTTAAAATCGCCCTAAGCGTAGTTAGCATCCTTTATCCGTTCGCGCTATTTTTCGCGGGCGATTTTGCCTTTTGGGTCGTTTGGGCGCTTGCCGTGCTATGGATAGCGCGCGGGGCGTTTTCAAGCGGTTTTGAGAGGAGGCTTAGTATCGCAGCGGCCGTTTTTTTCATAGTATGTATGATTTTTAGAGGCGGATTTTTAGCGTATCTTTATCCCGTTTTGGTGAGTTTGGCGTTTTTTGCCTTTTTTGCTTTTAGTCTAAAAAACGAGGCCGTCATCACCAAAATCGCAAGGCTAAAAGAGCCTGATTTGGATGAAAAAGGCGTGATATATACGCGAAATTTGACCAAAATTTGGTGCGCGTTTTTTGTTTTTAACGCCGCCATGTCGCTTGCGCTAGCCTTGATGGAGGATAAGCTTTACTGGAGCGTTTATAGCGGCGCGGTATCTTACGCGCTGATGGGAGCGCTATTTTTCGGGGAAATTTTATTTAGAAAGAGATTTGTAAAAAATAATGAGCTTTGAAGAAAATTTAAAAAATTTTAGATTTACTGACGACTCGCGCGACGTCTTTGACGCGTGCCTCGGGTTTGCCGCGTTTTTAGAAAAAAACGGCATAAAAGAGCTGCAAATTTATCTTGATGACGCGTTTAAATTTTACGCCGCGTTTTTTGGCTCGCTATTAGCGGGCGCGACTCCTTACGTGCTAGCAAAGCCGATCTATGAGCCAAATTTGACCGCCGTAAACGATGAAAATTTTTCAAATTTTCTTTCAAGCAAGCTTGCTGAGGGGCTTAAATTTGATCTGCAGGCTAAATTTTACCTGCAAACTTCAGGCTCGAGCGGCAAAAGCAAGATGATAGAAAAGTCGCTAGCGCAGATGATGAAAGAGAGCGAGTATTTAGCCGCTGATCTAAATTTTAGTAGCCAAAATACCTTTTTTTCGAGCGTTTCGCACAGGCATATGTTCGGACTTACGTTTAAGGTCTTTTTGCCGCTGGTGCTGGGCGCTCGCGTCATCGCGGACGAGCTAAACTACCCCGAGGCGATTTTGGGCTTAGATCTCGCAAATCACGTATTTATCGCTAGTCCGGTGTTGCTTAGGACTCTAACCCAAAGCCCCGCCGCAAGCGCGCTAAAGGCCCTAAGCGGGATCGTAAGCGCGGGTTCGCCGCTAAAAAAAGAGCTAAGAGACGAGCTAGGCCGAATCTGCGATGCGCGGATCATCGAAATCTACGGCAGCACGGAAACGGGCATAGTGGCTAGGGACGAGGGGTGCGGACTTAGGCTGTTTAGCGCGGTGAACGCCGGGCTAGACGGTAGGGGCGCGCTAAACGTGAGTTCGCCTTGGTGCGACTTTTTTCAGACTAACGACGCGGCTAGCATCGACGAGGGCCGCCTCGCGCTACAAGGCAGGATAGATCGCATCGTCAAGCTAAACGATAAGCGCGTGAGTCTAGAGAGTATCGAAGCAAAGCTGCTAGAAAGCGGCCTGCTCGCGGACTGCTACTGTGCGCCGCATCCGAAATTTAAACGCATCGCTGCGCTTTTACAGCTTAACGGCGAGGGGCTAAAAAAATTTAGAAAAATCGGCAAAAAAGGCGTTGCAGACGAGTTAAAAGAGCTTTTGAGGCTTGAGTTTAAAAACAGCGTCCGCTACTTTAAAATCGTGGAAAAAATGCCGCGAAATCAGCAGGGTAAATTTGAAAAAAGCGAATTTGAAAACGCGCTATTTGCTAGTCCCAAACCAGTCTGGAGCGGCGGGCACGTAAATGAGGCGGGCGAAATTTGCGGCAGTCAAATTTATAAAAGCGGCCAAAATTTAGCTAGCGGCCCAAACTGCGGCGCGGATAATGCAAGCGATGTCTGCGCTAAATTTGAGGGGGGCGGCGAGCGGCTGGAAAACTCGGTGCAAAAATACGAATTTAGCGCTATCATGCACGCAGGGCTTGAGATTTTCGAGAGCCATTTTCCAAATTTACCGCTACTGCCTGGATTTATGCAGCTTGATTACGTCTTTGAGCTAGCTAGCAGGGTGGGTATCGACGTTAGCGGCGCAAGAGCTGTAGAAAATCTAAAATTTATGAAGTTTGTAAGACCTGGCGATTTGCTCCTAGTTTGTTTTGAAAAGCGCGGCGGCAAGCTTTACTTCGAGCTATTTTGTAACGGCGAAAAGTGCTCGGTCGGCAGGGCGGCGCTTTGAATAAATTTGCGTTTTTAGTACCCTTTTACAATCACCCGCAAAATATCAAAGCCCTGATCGTCGCACTAAAAACATACGAGCTGCCCGTTATCGTCGTGGACGACGGCTCTGATGAGGCGAGCAAGCTAATCTTAGCGGAGCTTGAGCGCACTGAGGGCATCTTGCTGCTCACGCGCGCGCAAAACGGCGGCAAGGGCATCGCGATGAAGGACGGGTTTAAATTTGCACTGGAGCGCGGTTTTAGCCACGTTTTGCAAATCGACGCCGATTTTCAGCATGACGCGGCGCTCATCGGCGAGTTTTTGAGGCAGAGCCGGGCACACCCGCAAAGTATCGTCTGCGCAAATCCTATCTACGGCGATGACGCGCCAAAATCACGCGTCCACGGCAGGAAGATCACAAATTTTTGGGTCGCGATAAATACGCTAAGCCTTGGCGTCAAAGACGCTATGTGCGGGTTTCGCGTCTATCCTTTAGAGCAGCTTAAAAAAGCGGTGGCAAAAAGCAAAACAAATAGGATGGAATTTGACATCGAGATCCTAGTAAATGCCGTTAGGCAAGGCATTAGCGTGCGCTGGATCGATACGAACGTGCGCTACGAAAATGGCGGCGTTTCGCACTTTAAGATGCTACGCGATAACGCGCTAATCAGCCTCATGCATGCAAAATGCTTTTTTTCATTGCCTAAATTTGCGCTGGGTAAAATTTGGCGAGCGTGCGGGCTAAATTTTGGCGAAAAAAACGCGGCAAACGCTCAAATTTCCGTAGAGGCTCAAGAAAGCGCCGAGCAAAATCTCTGGTGGAAAAGACAGGAAAGAGGAGGGGCGTTTTTTTTAAGACTTAGCCTATTTTTGTCTCAAATTTTGCCTGAGTTCGCGCTAAAGCTTATCGTTAAAATCGTGGTTTGGTTTTATTATATATTTTCAAAAAACGAGCGCGAAAATATCGCCGAGTTTAGACGAAATTTAAGCGAATTCGCAGGCGCGCAGACGCTAAAAAAAACGAGCGTTTTTAGCCATTTTGAGGCGTTTGGCGGCGCTATCTGCGATAAATTTAGAGTCTGGAAAGGCAAGATCAAAGATGACGAGCTAGAGATCATAGACCTAGAGCGCATAAAAAGCGAACTAATCGGCGCGCAAAAGGGGCAAATTTT of Campylobacter showae contains these proteins:
- a CDS encoding phosphopantetheine-binding protein; the encoded protein is MNELIEEIKELIIKSLNLEDMKPSDIDENAPLFNEGLGLDSVDALELGLAVQKSYGLVLDSKTANLKEIFYSVKSLAQYIFENRK
- a CDS encoding acyl carrier protein: MKKEEIFEILKSALVQLFEIDEAKITPQTRIYEDLQIDSIDAIDLIDHIKRKTGHRLMPEDFKNVKTLEDIVNAVAKKFDEQA
- a CDS encoding AMP-binding protein, with amino-acid sequence MSFEENLKNFRFTDDSRDVFDACLGFAAFLEKNGIKELQIYLDDAFKFYAAFFGSLLAGATPYVLAKPIYEPNLTAVNDENFSNFLSSKLAEGLKFDLQAKFYLQTSGSSGKSKMIEKSLAQMMKESEYLAADLNFSSQNTFFSSVSHRHMFGLTFKVFLPLVLGARVIADELNYPEAILGLDLANHVFIASPVLLRTLTQSPAASALKALSGIVSAGSPLKKELRDELGRICDARIIEIYGSTETGIVARDEGCGLRLFSAVNAGLDGRGALNVSSPWCDFFQTNDAASIDEGRLALQGRIDRIVKLNDKRVSLESIEAKLLESGLLADCYCAPHPKFKRIAALLQLNGEGLKKFRKIGKKGVADELKELLRLEFKNSVRYFKIVEKMPRNQQGKFEKSEFENALFASPKPVWSGGHVNEAGEICGSQIYKSGQNLASGPNCGADNASDVCAKFEGGGERLENSVQKYEFSAIMHAGLEIFESHFPNLPLLPGFMQLDYVFELASRVGIDVSGARAVENLKFMKFVRPGDLLLVCFEKRGGKLYFELFCNGEKCSVGRAAL
- a CDS encoding glycosyltransferase family 2 protein; the encoded protein is MNKFAFLVPFYNHPQNIKALIVALKTYELPVIVVDDGSDEASKLILAELERTEGILLLTRAQNGGKGIAMKDGFKFALERGFSHVLQIDADFQHDAALIGEFLRQSRAHPQSIVCANPIYGDDAPKSRVHGRKITNFWVAINTLSLGVKDAMCGFRVYPLEQLKKAVAKSKTNRMEFDIEILVNAVRQGISVRWIDTNVRYENGGVSHFKMLRDNALISLMHAKCFFSLPKFALGKIWRACGLNFGEKNAANAQISVEAQESAEQNLWWKRQERGGAFFLRLSLFLSQILPEFALKLIVKIVVWFYYIFSKNERENIAEFRRNLSEFAGAQTLKKTSVFSHFEAFGGAICDKFRVWKGKIKDDELEIIDLERIKSELIGAQKGQILLTAHLGNVEICKALAARVEGFRMVILTYDENSRKFNEVLREISKNGGSVRMMAVNKLDVAAMLELKNIVESGEHIGIMGDRTPLGGDKAARVKFLGKETSFNYGPYLIAGILGVKISSLWCQKIGGKFRIELVPLASAVKLGRDKAASAREYLQIYVRELENRCKQTPVQWFNFFDFWR